Proteins from a genomic interval of Excalfactoria chinensis isolate bCotChi1 chromosome 21, bCotChi1.hap2, whole genome shotgun sequence:
- the LOC140261454 gene encoding 5-hydroxytryptamine receptor 3A-like gives MVLVVPVVSLLLALLPPVWMLQDAGALQGSPEPDPSTPALLRLSDTLLTHYRRGVRPVRDWRTTTTVAIDVMVYAILSVDEKNQVLTTYIWYRQHWTDEFLQWDPAHFDNITQISLPAESIWVPDILINEFVDVGKSPDVPYVYVRHHGEVQNLKPIQVVTACSLDIYNFPFDVQNCSLTFTSWLHNIHDINLSLWRQPELVKFDRSVFMNQGEWELLYVLSHFQEFSVKSSDSYAEMKFYVVIRRRPLFYTINLLLPSIFLMVMDIVGFYLPPNSGERVSFKITLLLGYSVFLIIVSDTLPATAVGTPLIGIYFVVCMALLVISLTETIFIVRLVHKQDLQPHVPSWVKHLLLERATALLCIWDRKKFSQTRTQSSDISRHVENNDSTAKLNHYSSEDPREREVAGGTRPTPAFATPAEGSLLIHSILHEITTIRQFLEKRDEFRDVAREWLQVGYVLDVLLFRAYLVAVLAYTVTLGTLWSVWQYA, from the exons ATGGTGCTGGTGGTGCCTGTTGTGTCGCTGCTCCTGGCATTGCTGCCACCGGTGTGGATGCTGCAGGATGCAG GAGCCCTGCAGGGGAGCCCAGAGCCGGATCCCTCCACTCCAGCCCTGCTCCGTCTGTCCGACACGCTGCTGACTCACTACAGGAGGGGAGTCCGACCCGTGCGGGACTGGCGCACCACCACCACTGTGGCCATCGATGTCATGGTGTATGCCATCCTCAGCGTG GATGAGAAAAACCAGGTGCTGACCACCTACATCTGGTACAGACAG CACTGGACAGATGAGTTCCTGCAGTGGGATCCAGCTCACTTTGACAACATCACACAGATTTCCCTTCCTGCGGAGAGCATCTGGGTGCCTGACATCCTCATCAACGAGTT CGTGGATGTCGGGAAGTCCCCTGACGTCCCCTACGTCTACGTTCGCCACCACGGAGAGGTCCAGAACCTCAAACCCATCCAAGTGGTGACAGCCTGCAGCTTGGACATCTACAATTTCCCCTTCGACGTCCAGAACTGTTCGCTTACCTTCACCAGCTGGCTGCACAACA TCCACGACATCAACCTCTCGCTGTGGCGGCAGCCGGAGCTGGTGAAATTCGACAGGAGCGTCTTCATGAACCAGGGCGAGTGGGAGCTGCTCTACGTACTCAGCCACTTCCAGGAGTTCAGTGTCAAAAGCAGCGACAGCTACGCAGAGATGAAGTTCTAC GTGGTCATCCGGAGGCGTCCTCTCTTTTATACTATCAACCTGTTGCTCCCTAGTATCTTCTTGATGGTGATGGACATTGTAGGCTTCTACCTGCCTCCCAACAGCGGCGAGAGGGTCTCTTTCAAGATTACTCTCCTCCTGGGCTACTCAGTTTTCCTCATCATCGTATCTGACACTCTTCCAGCTACTGCTGTTGGCACCCCATTGATAG GCATCTATTTTGTGGTGTGCATGGCGTTGCTCGTCATCAGCCTCACAGAGACCATCTTCATTGTGCGCCTGGTACACAAACAAGACCTGCAGCCTCACGTCCCCAGCTGGGTGAAGCACTTACTGCTGGAACGTGCCACTGCGCTGCTCTGCATCTGGGACAGGAAGAAATTCAGCCAAACCAGAACACAGAGCTCAGACATCTCCAGGCACGTGGAGAACAATGACAGCACAG CCAAGCTGAACCACTACAGTTCTGAAGACCCTCGGGAGCGAGAGGTGGCAGGGGGCACAAGGCCCACCCCTGCCTTTGCCACTCCAGCAGAGGGCTCTCTGCTCATTCACAGCATCCTGCACGAGATCACCACCATCCGCCAGTTCCTTGAGAAGCGTGATGAATTTCGTGATGTTGCCCGTGAGTGGCTGCAAGTGGGCTACGTGTTGGATGTCCTGCTCTTCCGAGCATACCTGGTGGCTGTCCTGGCCTACACTGTCACGCTGGGCACCCTCTGGTCGGTGTGGCAATATGCCTGA